In one window of Dokdonia sp. PRO95 DNA:
- a CDS encoding efflux RND transporter periplasmic adaptor subunit, with protein MSKKTLFIVLGVVAVVVIALIAGKKSGAFGKSGNFKTVEVQKLERATIIETVAATGKIQPEIEVKLSSEVSGEIIDLPIKEGQDVKKGDLLVKINPDLVQAAVSQSRAALQNSRAGLSQAEASLNQAKLTFDRNKPLFDKGVISKADFERAQSDLEIAQANRQSAFYNVQSVAAQVKQATDNLGRTSIFAPRDGTISMLNVELGERVVGTAQMAGTEIVRVANLNNMEVEVDVNENDIVKIAIGDSTIVEVDAYLKTKFAGVVTEIANSAQATLTADQVTNFKVKVRILEDSYKHLLEGKKDTYSPFRPGMTATVDIITKKRNDILAAPISAIVVKTDTSATRSTTPKSTTSVAGAEEKFECVFVKNGGEAKLKVVTTGIQDDSKIEILTGLEEGDEIITGPYSLVTKTLKTGDKVEVKGEKNESEE; from the coding sequence ATGAGTAAAAAAACACTTTTCATTGTACTAGGCGTTGTTGCTGTTGTAGTAATAGCACTTATTGCAGGTAAAAAATCTGGAGCTTTCGGTAAGTCTGGTAACTTCAAGACTGTAGAGGTGCAGAAGCTTGAGAGAGCAACAATCATTGAGACGGTTGCAGCTACAGGTAAAATACAGCCAGAGATAGAGGTAAAGCTATCATCAGAAGTTTCTGGAGAAATTATAGATCTTCCTATTAAAGAAGGTCAAGATGTAAAAAAAGGAGATTTACTTGTAAAGATTAATCCAGACTTGGTACAGGCAGCAGTAAGCCAGAGCCGAGCAGCGCTACAAAATAGCCGTGCAGGATTATCACAAGCAGAAGCTAGTCTTAACCAAGCAAAACTTACGTTTGATCGTAATAAGCCTCTTTTTGATAAAGGGGTGATTTCAAAAGCAGATTTTGAGAGAGCACAGTCTGATCTAGAAATTGCACAGGCAAATCGTCAGAGTGCTTTTTATAACGTACAAAGCGTAGCTGCTCAAGTAAAGCAAGCTACAGATAATCTAGGGCGAACTTCTATTTTTGCACCACGTGATGGTACAATTTCTATGCTTAATGTAGAGCTAGGAGAACGTGTAGTAGGTACTGCGCAAATGGCAGGAACAGAAATCGTACGTGTAGCAAACCTCAATAACATGGAGGTTGAGGTAGATGTAAATGAAAATGATATTGTAAAAATCGCAATAGGAGATTCTACCATAGTAGAGGTAGACGCATATTTGAAAACAAAATTTGCTGGCGTAGTGACAGAAATTGCAAACTCTGCTCAAGCAACGCTCACTGCAGATCAGGTTACAAATTTTAAAGTAAAGGTGCGTATTCTAGAGGATTCATATAAGCACTTGCTAGAGGGAAAAAAGGACACATACTCGCCATTTAGACCAGGTATGACGGCTACTGTAGATATTATTACAAAGAAGCGTAATGATATTCTTGCAGCTCCTATAAGTGCTATTGTTGTTAAAACAGATACGAGTGCCACAAGAAGCACCACGCCTAAGTCTACAACAAGTGTAGCAGGAGCAGAGGAAAAATTTGAATGTGTATTCGTCAAGAATGGTGGTGAGGCAAAATTGAAGGTGGTAACTACAGGAATACAAGATGACTCTAAAATCGAAATCTTAACAGGTCTTGAAGAAGGTGATGAGATTATTACAGGCCCTTATAGTCTAGTAACAAAAACACTTAAAACTGGAGACAAAGTTGAGGTGAAAGGAGAAAAAAACGAATCTGAAGAATAA
- the tsaB gene encoding tRNA (adenosine(37)-N6)-threonylcarbamoyltransferase complex dimerization subunit type 1 TsaB: MTHILCLETATTNCSVALSINGNVVAMQEDNAQKYSHAERLHVFIKEVLDTAGVTKDMLSAIAVSKGPGSYTGLRIGVSAAKGLCAALDVPLISIDTLGALSRKLSVTDGELIIPMLDARRMEVYSAVFDNNGNRHRETQAQILDETSFVEYLDKGIVHFVGNGVEKFQEICEHPNARFVIGELPSSTQMATMAQSKFEANDIEDVAYFEPYYLKDFIAGKPKAK; this comes from the coding sequence ATGACACATATTTTATGTCTAGAGACAGCCACCACAAATTGTTCGGTGGCTTTGTCTATTAATGGAAACGTGGTAGCCATGCAGGAGGATAATGCTCAGAAGTATTCTCATGCAGAACGATTACATGTATTTATTAAAGAGGTGCTTGATACGGCAGGCGTTACTAAGGATATGCTCAGTGCTATTGCTGTAAGTAAAGGACCAGGGAGTTATACAGGGCTTCGTATAGGAGTTTCGGCAGCAAAGGGACTTTGTGCTGCACTTGATGTGCCGCTTATCTCTATAGATACTTTAGGTGCGCTTTCGCGAAAGCTATCTGTAACAGATGGCGAGCTCATCATACCAATGCTTGATGCACGTCGTATGGAAGTATACAGTGCCGTTTTTGATAATAATGGAAACCGTCACAGAGAAACCCAAGCGCAAATACTAGATGAAACCTCTTTTGTAGAATATCTAGATAAAGGAATCGTTCACTTTGTGGGTAATGGTGTAGAAAAATTTCAAGAAATCTGTGAGCACCCTAATGCTAGGTTTGTGATAGGAGAGCTGCCTTCATCAACACAAATGGCAACTATGGCACAGTCAAAATTTGAAGCTAATGATATTGAAGATGTAGCTTATTTTGAACCGTATTATCTCAAGGATTTTATTGCAGGTAAGCCTAAAGCAAAATAA
- a CDS encoding mechanosensitive ion channel domain-containing protein, whose protein sequence is MEDYQKWIDLAIEKGSEYGLKILMALVIWIVGKWVIGKLMKVFKKMLEKNKNMDKTLEKFLSNLVRTVLLVLLIIAILGQLGIDTASFAAILAAAGLAVGLALQGSLSNFAGGVLLILFKPFKVGDLIEAQGEVGVVSEIQIFTTKIATPGNKLVIIPNGVLSNGNIKNYTELGELRVDLTIGVSYDADIKATKDALMRAMHSQQNVLQVPAPSVNMGELADSSVNYEVRPWATPENYWDVYFQTIENCKIELDKAGIEIPYPHAVEIHKEA, encoded by the coding sequence ATGGAAGATTATCAAAAATGGATTGACCTCGCTATCGAAAAAGGATCAGAATATGGACTTAAGATCCTTATGGCATTAGTCATATGGATTGTAGGTAAATGGGTTATTGGAAAACTAATGAAGGTTTTCAAGAAAATGCTCGAGAAGAATAAGAATATGGATAAAACACTTGAAAAGTTTTTATCTAATCTCGTGAGAACCGTTTTATTAGTTCTACTTATAATAGCAATTTTAGGACAATTAGGTATAGATACAGCATCTTTTGCCGCTATCCTTGCCGCTGCTGGTCTTGCTGTTGGTCTTGCTCTTCAAGGCTCTTTATCTAATTTTGCAGGAGGTGTACTACTTATACTTTTCAAACCATTTAAAGTAGGAGATCTCATAGAAGCTCAAGGTGAAGTGGGAGTTGTATCAGAAATTCAAATATTTACTACTAAAATAGCTACACCAGGAAACAAGCTAGTTATTATACCAAATGGTGTTTTATCTAATGGTAATATTAAAAACTACACAGAACTAGGAGAACTGCGTGTAGACCTTACAATAGGTGTATCTTACGATGCAGATATTAAAGCGACTAAGGACGCTCTTATGCGTGCTATGCATTCTCAACAAAACGTACTGCAAGTACCTGCTCCATCTGTAAATATGGGTGAGCTAGCAGATAGCTCTGTAAACTACGAAGTACGTCCTTGGGCTACACCAGAAAATTACTGGGATGTATACTTCCAAACCATCGAAAATTGTAAAATTGAACTTGACAAAGCTGGGATTGAAATTCCTTATCCACATGCTGTCGAAATACACAAAGAAGCTTAA
- a CDS encoding mechanosensitive ion channel domain-containing protein: protein MSNPLDQVSEYQEHIDQAIKWVWEFLPGFLSAIVLLFIGLWVIRIIKKLVAKFFKRKDYDPTLEKFIADLINWTLKIVLFVLVITQVGVKTTSLVAIIGAAGLAIGLALQGSLANFAGGVLILLLRPFKVGDFIKAQGQEGTVKEISIFQTKLNTFGNQLAIIPNGKLSNETIVNFTEEGIRKEAITFGIDYGDDVKLAKNILLTLVNEQEQVIQEEGKAPMIVLAELGDSSVNLSLRYWAKNEDFWNLRWLVLEEGKERLEAAGITIPFPQRDVHIHKNES from the coding sequence ATGAGCAACCCTCTAGACCAAGTAAGCGAATACCAAGAACATATAGATCAAGCCATAAAGTGGGTTTGGGAATTTCTTCCAGGCTTCCTAAGTGCTATAGTTTTACTATTCATTGGTCTATGGGTAATCCGAATAATAAAGAAACTAGTAGCTAAATTTTTCAAAAGAAAAGACTACGATCCTACTCTTGAAAAGTTTATTGCCGACCTTATTAACTGGACACTTAAGATTGTTTTATTTGTCTTAGTGATAACACAAGTAGGGGTAAAAACAACCTCGCTCGTTGCAATTATTGGGGCTGCAGGTCTTGCAATAGGACTAGCATTACAGGGATCTCTCGCAAACTTTGCAGGAGGAGTTCTTATCTTATTACTAAGACCTTTTAAAGTAGGTGATTTTATAAAAGCACAAGGACAAGAAGGAACTGTAAAAGAGATTTCAATATTCCAGACCAAGCTTAACACCTTTGGAAATCAACTAGCTATTATCCCAAATGGAAAGTTGTCTAATGAGACCATTGTAAACTTTACAGAAGAAGGAATACGCAAAGAAGCCATCACCTTTGGAATTGACTATGGTGATGATGTAAAACTGGCCAAAAACATTTTACTCACACTAGTCAATGAACAAGAGCAAGTAATCCAAGAAGAAGGTAAAGCACCTATGATAGTGCTTGCAGAACTAGGAGATAGTAGTGTAAACTTATCGCTTAGATATTGGGCAAAAAATGAAGACTTCTGGAATTTACGCTGGTTAGTTCTTGAAGAAGGTAAGGAACGTCTAGAAGCTGCTGGGATTACTATACCCTTCCCGCAACGTGACGTACACATTCACAAAAATGAATCGTAA
- a CDS encoding thioredoxin domain-containing protein — protein sequence MEHPYTNDLIQETSPYLLQHAHNPVDWKPWNEQTLAQAKKENKLLLISIGYSSCHWCHVMEHESFENTEVAQLMNAHFINIKVDREERPDVDNVYMNAVQLMTGRGGWPLNAIALPDGRPVWGGTYFPKEEWTSALEQIAKLYQTAPEKLIEYAEKLDQGMQEMDAIIPNNSTPDFKLETLQNAISQWSRQWDTRQGGLNRAPKFMMPNNYQFLLRYAHQNNDEEILEYVNTTLEQIAFGGVNDHVGGGFARYSVDTKWHVPHFEKMLYDNAQLVSLYALAYTKTKNPLYKQTVYQTLAFIAREMTTHDGAFYSAIDADSLTADGILEEGAYYVWTKNELQTLIGDDFDLFKEYYNINSYGKWEKDNYVLIRQDTDQDFSREFGISVQEIISKKTKWHEDLLRFRESNKEKPRLDDKILTSWNGLMIKGYVDAYRAFKDEAFLTAALKNANFIHTNLMRTDGGLNRTYKNDKSTINGYLEDYAAIVDAFIALYEVTADSKWLHKAKQLTDYTFEHFQNPVNDLFFYTSNQDPSLASRNTEFYDNVIPSSNSIMAKNIFMLSHYYSDNTYGDTAIAMLHNIQPSIDQSPTSFSNWMDGMLNYTMPFYELVIVGKDAEVLREEFDSYYIPNKLIATSTSDSDQDIFKGRYHDDKTFIYVCVNNTCQLPVETVKAALKLMEV from the coding sequence ATGGAACATCCTTATACTAATGATCTTATACAGGAGACTAGTCCTTATCTCTTACAACACGCCCATAATCCTGTAGACTGGAAACCATGGAATGAGCAAACGCTCGCTCAGGCTAAAAAGGAAAACAAACTCTTATTGATAAGCATAGGTTACTCTTCATGCCACTGGTGTCATGTTATGGAGCACGAGAGCTTTGAAAATACAGAGGTCGCACAACTTATGAACGCGCATTTTATAAATATAAAAGTAGATCGTGAGGAGCGTCCAGATGTGGATAATGTATACATGAATGCTGTGCAACTTATGACAGGCAGAGGTGGCTGGCCTCTTAATGCCATTGCATTACCAGATGGAAGACCCGTATGGGGAGGCACCTATTTCCCTAAAGAGGAATGGACGAGCGCACTGGAGCAAATTGCAAAACTCTATCAAACAGCCCCAGAAAAACTCATTGAATATGCAGAAAAGCTTGATCAAGGCATGCAAGAAATGGATGCAATTATCCCGAATAATAGTACTCCAGATTTCAAGCTAGAAACCTTGCAAAATGCGATAAGCCAGTGGTCAAGACAGTGGGATACTAGACAAGGAGGCCTCAATCGTGCGCCCAAGTTTATGATGCCTAATAACTATCAGTTTTTACTTAGGTATGCACATCAAAATAATGATGAAGAAATTTTAGAATATGTAAATACTACCTTAGAACAAATTGCCTTTGGTGGAGTTAATGATCACGTAGGTGGTGGCTTTGCGCGTTATAGTGTAGATACAAAGTGGCATGTGCCACACTTTGAAAAAATGCTTTATGACAATGCACAATTAGTAAGCTTATACGCACTAGCATACACTAAAACTAAAAACCCTTTATACAAGCAAACCGTCTATCAAACTTTAGCATTTATAGCCCGTGAGATGACCACACATGATGGAGCCTTTTATAGTGCTATAGATGCAGATAGCTTAACTGCAGATGGAATTCTAGAAGAAGGAGCTTATTATGTGTGGACCAAAAATGAGCTGCAAACTTTGATAGGTGATGATTTTGATCTTTTTAAGGAATACTACAACATCAACTCTTATGGAAAATGGGAGAAAGACAACTATGTTCTGATTAGACAAGATACAGACCAAGACTTCTCAAGGGAATTTGGTATTTCAGTACAAGAAATCATTTCCAAAAAAACTAAATGGCATGAGGACTTATTACGCTTTCGCGAAAGCAATAAAGAAAAACCTCGCCTAGATGACAAAATTCTAACCTCTTGGAATGGGTTAATGATTAAAGGATATGTAGACGCCTATCGCGCTTTTAAGGATGAGGCATTTCTTACTGCAGCATTAAAAAATGCCAACTTTATACACACTAACCTGATGAGAACAGATGGCGGTCTTAATCGTACCTACAAAAATGATAAGAGCACTATAAATGGATATCTAGAGGATTATGCAGCCATAGTAGATGCCTTTATAGCACTCTATGAAGTTACAGCAGATAGTAAATGGCTTCATAAAGCTAAACAGCTTACAGATTACACCTTTGAACATTTTCAAAATCCAGTAAATGATTTGTTTTTCTATACATCAAACCAAGATCCTAGTTTAGCAAGTCGAAACACAGAGTTTTATGATAATGTGATTCCGTCCTCAAACTCCATAATGGCCAAAAATATCTTTATGCTATCTCATTACTATAGCGATAATACATATGGAGATACGGCCATAGCAATGCTACATAACATTCAGCCATCTATTGATCAGAGTCCTACTAGTTTTTCAAACTGGATGGATGGAATGCTTAACTATACTATGCCTTTTTATGAGCTTGTCATCGTGGGAAAAGATGCCGAAGTCTTAAGAGAAGAGTTTGATAGTTATTACATTCCTAATAAATTAATTGCAACGAGCACGAGTGACAGTGATCAAGATATTTTTAAAGGACGTTACCATGATGACAAAACGTTTATATATGTATGTGTGAATAATACTTGCCAACTGCCCGTAGAGACTGTGAAAGCAGCGTTAAAACTCATGGAAGTTTAA
- a CDS encoding dodecin family protein, which produces MAVLKVIEVLASSEKSWENAAENALKHASKSLKNIKSLYVNEQNCVVGDDGKIKEYRMNCKITFEVK; this is translated from the coding sequence ATGGCAGTATTAAAAGTTATAGAAGTATTAGCAAGTTCTGAGAAAAGTTGGGAAAATGCAGCAGAAAATGCACTTAAACACGCTAGTAAATCTTTAAAAAACATCAAATCACTTTACGTAAATGAACAAAACTGCGTAGTAGGTGACGATGGAAAAATAAAAGAATACCGCATGAACTGTAAGATTACTTTTGAAGTAAAGTAA
- a CDS encoding TPM domain-containing protein codes for MQEKNNFLGSRFRESVLFSLLLLVLSIPVFGQFNIPEKPTKANPDAVYDYIGLLSAGQKSALENKLIKYSDSTSTQIVIAIISTSNGEGLDMVGAKWGQQWGIGQADQDNGILIILAKDDRKVDINTGYGIESIISDRDAEQIINRIMIPQFKQGNFYAGLDQSADAIFDGLQGNFKGTRQGNDGFPIEGILMFIFFIVILIIISRNNHRGGGRNGGKRSVGGSLLDVIILSNMGRGGFGGGGSFGGGGSFGGGGGFGGGFGGGGFGGGGASGGW; via the coding sequence ATGCAAGAAAAAAATAATTTTTTAGGTTCACGCTTTCGCGAAAGCGTACTCTTCTCTCTACTTTTATTGGTACTGAGTATTCCTGTATTTGGTCAATTTAATATTCCTGAAAAACCAACAAAGGCAAATCCTGACGCAGTTTATGATTACATAGGCTTACTTTCTGCAGGACAAAAGAGTGCTTTAGAAAACAAGCTTATTAAATACAGTGACAGCACCTCAACACAAATTGTGATTGCTATTATCTCTACTTCTAATGGAGAAGGACTTGATATGGTAGGCGCAAAGTGGGGACAGCAATGGGGAATAGGCCAGGCAGATCAAGATAACGGTATCCTTATCATTCTTGCAAAAGATGATCGTAAGGTAGATATCAATACGGGTTATGGGATAGAAAGCATCATTTCTGATCGTGATGCAGAGCAAATCATAAATAGAATAATGATCCCTCAGTTTAAACAAGGAAATTTCTATGCTGGTCTTGATCAAAGCGCAGATGCCATCTTTGATGGATTACAAGGAAACTTCAAAGGAACAAGACAAGGTAATGATGGATTTCCAATAGAGGGAATTCTCATGTTTATCTTTTTTATTGTCATCCTCATTATCATAAGTCGTAATAACCATCGTGGTGGTGGCCGCAATGGCGGTAAGCGCAGTGTGGGTGGCTCACTACTGGATGTTATCATCCTCAGCAACATGGGACGTGGTGGCTTTGGTGGTGGTGGATCTTTTGGCGGAGGTGGAAGCTTCGGTGGAGGCGGTGGCTTTGGAGGAGGTTTCGGTGGCGGTGGCTTTGGAGGCGGCGGTGCTTCTGGAGGATGGTAA
- a CDS encoding TPM domain-containing protein — MASTVEDFLSKSDEQAIVAAIRQAETLTSGEIRVHLEHHSNTEDALVRAQELFHLLKMDNTKEENGVLIYVAVDDHKLAICGDAGINKVVPPDFWESTKDAMIAQFTKGNFRDGLIQGVQSAGEKLAAFFPWKHGDKNELPDEISTS, encoded by the coding sequence ATGGCATCTACGGTAGAAGACTTCTTAAGTAAGAGTGATGAGCAGGCCATAGTTGCAGCCATAAGACAGGCAGAAACGCTTACCTCAGGAGAAATCCGTGTGCACCTAGAACATCACTCTAACACAGAGGATGCGCTTGTACGTGCTCAAGAATTATTTCATTTACTTAAAATGGATAACACCAAGGAAGAAAATGGAGTCCTTATTTATGTAGCTGTAGATGATCATAAGCTCGCGATTTGCGGTGATGCTGGCATTAACAAAGTAGTCCCTCCAGATTTCTGGGAGTCTACTAAGGATGCTATGATTGCTCAGTTTACAAAAGGAAATTTCCGGGATGGCCTCATCCAGGGAGTACAGTCTGCTGGAGAGAAACTAGCTGCATTTTTCCCATGGAAACATGGTGACAAGAATGAACTTCCTGACGAAATAAGCACCTCTTAA
- a CDS encoding LemA family protein has protein sequence MNKTKIAGLGCLGIILIGAVIAVVIAFAVGPKFYNTAIDLQENATSQWANVQSSYQRRADLIPNIVNTAKGYAEFEQSTLIGVIEARSKATSITIDPSNITPAQLKQFQQAQEGLTSALSRLLAVFERYPDLKANENFKELINELERTENRINVERNRFNESVKPFNVHIKKFPNNFINNFIGKFSEMEYFEADAGSENAPEVEFDFGTK, from the coding sequence ATGAATAAAACTAAAATCGCAGGCCTAGGGTGTCTTGGAATTATACTAATAGGTGCTGTTATTGCAGTAGTTATTGCATTTGCAGTAGGACCTAAATTTTACAATACAGCAATAGATCTCCAAGAAAATGCTACATCTCAATGGGCTAATGTTCAAAGCTCTTATCAACGTCGTGCAGACCTTATACCTAACATAGTAAACACAGCAAAAGGGTACGCAGAATTTGAGCAAAGCACACTTATAGGTGTTATCGAAGCACGCTCTAAAGCAACTTCTATTACAATAGATCCATCTAATATTACTCCAGCACAATTAAAGCAATTCCAACAAGCTCAAGAAGGTCTTACCTCTGCGCTATCTCGACTTCTAGCTGTTTTTGAACGTTACCCGGATCTTAAGGCAAATGAAAACTTTAAGGAACTTATCAATGAGTTAGAACGCACAGAGAACCGCATCAATGTAGAACGAAATCGTTTTAATGAATCAGTGAAACCTTTCAATGTACACATCAAAAAATTCCCGAATAACTTTATAAACAATTTCATTGGTAAATTCTCTGAGATGGAATACTTTGAGGCAGATGCAGGATCAGAAAATGCTCCAGAAGTAGAATTCGATTTTGGCACAAAATAA
- a CDS encoding MerR family transcriptional regulator — protein MHIDLPEKLYYTIGEVSKAFDVNASLIRFWEKEFDVIAPKKNAKGTRRFTPEDIKNLELIYHLVKERGFTLEGAKTHLKEGKKEILSNFDIIRKLEAVKAQLLEIKSNL, from the coding sequence ATGCATATAGATCTTCCAGAAAAACTATACTATACGATAGGTGAAGTCTCAAAGGCATTTGATGTAAATGCTTCTTTGATACGTTTCTGGGAGAAGGAGTTTGATGTTATTGCTCCTAAAAAAAATGCTAAGGGCACAAGGAGGTTTACCCCAGAAGATATTAAAAATCTAGAGCTTATTTATCACCTCGTTAAGGAGCGCGGTTTTACACTCGAAGGTGCAAAAACACATCTCAAAGAAGGCAAAAAAGAAATATTATCAAACTTTGATATTATACGAAAGTTAGAAGCTGTAAAGGCTCAACTACTAGAGATCAAGTCTAATCTCTAA
- a CDS encoding M23 family metallopeptidase, with product MSKVKYYYDSETLSYRKVERKKGRTFGAALIFIAAAALMGLLITIAVFNSGVDTPKERKLERELANMSLQFELQEKKLDQIERVLANVEERDNNVYRVLFEASPIPDEVRQAGFGGVNRYKDLEGFDNSSMIMGSAKRIDQITKRLVIQSKSLDEIAKLAEEKEALLKTIPAIQPVQNKDLSRVASGYGMRVHPILKYRKMHNGMDFTAPPGTPIYATGDGKVTKVGLGSGYGKMVIIEHGFGYKTYYAHMSKYKAKVGQNVKRGEIIGYVGNTGLSSGPHLHYEVWKNGTVVNPVNFYHNDLTPEEYDLMLTASSIENQSLD from the coding sequence GGTAAAATATTACTATGATAGTGAGACCCTATCCTACCGAAAAGTAGAACGTAAAAAGGGACGCACTTTTGGCGCAGCATTGATTTTCATTGCAGCAGCAGCTCTTATGGGGCTACTTATTACTATTGCTGTATTTAACTCTGGTGTGGACACTCCTAAGGAAAGAAAACTAGAACGCGAGCTAGCAAATATGTCTTTGCAGTTTGAGCTCCAAGAAAAGAAACTAGACCAGATAGAGCGCGTACTTGCAAATGTAGAGGAGCGAGATAACAATGTATACCGTGTATTATTTGAAGCTAGCCCTATTCCTGATGAGGTAAGACAGGCAGGTTTTGGAGGGGTAAATCGCTATAAAGATTTAGAAGGCTTTGATAACTCTTCTATGATTATGGGAAGTGCAAAGCGTATTGATCAAATCACAAAACGACTTGTGATCCAGTCAAAGTCTCTAGACGAAATTGCAAAGCTAGCCGAAGAAAAAGAAGCCCTACTTAAAACAATACCTGCTATACAACCAGTACAAAACAAAGACCTCTCTAGAGTAGCTTCTGGATACGGAATGAGAGTACACCCTATATTAAAGTATAGAAAAATGCACAATGGGATGGACTTTACAGCTCCTCCTGGCACACCAATCTATGCCACTGGTGATGGTAAAGTGACTAAAGTAGGTCTAGGAAGCGGTTATGGTAAAATGGTTATCATCGAGCATGGCTTTGGTTATAAAACATATTATGCTCACATGAGTAAATACAAGGCTAAGGTAGGTCAAAACGTAAAACGTGGAGAGATAATAGGATATGTAGGTAACACTGGTCTGTCATCTGGTCCACACCTACATTACGAAGTGTGGAAAAATGGCACTGTAGTTAACCCTGTTAACTTCTATCATAATGACCTTACTCCAGAAGAGTATGATCTTATGCTCACTGCATCCTCTATAGAAAATCAATCCCTCGATTAA